The sequence TCTGCACCCATTATCTAAATTATAGTTTTAGAAtcatgaaatataaaaatctaACTAGAGCCCACGCAACAAACATATACAGAAAGAGAGGAAAGggaaggaagagaagagggtgtgatatatattttatttatatttttgcttTGATTTTTGAGTGGTACAATTGTTCAAATCGAATCATCCAGCCACACAAACAGGAAACAAGTCCTTTGATCGTATGCAGCCGgaaaccaaaacaagaagaattgTAAATTTAAGATTATCAGGGAAattttctcttcatctcttgtGCCCTATGTGATTGCTGACTTTCAAAAATGTATATGTAAATTAGTATGGAAGATTGTTCACAGAGCTTCtgtgaaattattttcatCAACACTTTTCAACTTCTGAAGCtacaaaatttgtttattGGCAACAATACAAAGCTTACACAAACATTGTAAATGATGTTTGGGAACCACTTATTGATGCGTAGAAACTTGTACAAAAGCCCAGAGGATTATTTCTTTATCAACAGTTGCTTTCCACTTTTCAGTTAGTCTGTAGTATTCTTCCCTTATTTTCTTCCTCGACGACTGCAATGCATAATAGATCTCCATGAGGATAAATCAtttcaaaaagaagaaaataaaagaaactacAAGATATAACTTAATACTGTGTCAAGTATAGAATCTATAGCTGGCCCTGACGACCGTGGCCCTTCACAGATATACTTGGTCCATCTATATGATTTTTGAACTGAATCGCCATTTATTCATCAATCGAACTTTATAACTAAGGGAAATGTTCTTACTAGACAGTGTGACATGTTATTTGGACCGTTAATCAGAGATGGGTTCTTATTTTAATGTGTGATACCAGATTAACGGTTTTACAACATAACATGCCAAAGAATCATTAACCTTATAACTTAATCTATCACTTTGCACTTTGTAGAATTGATTAATGAAGGAAATACCATGGAAGTTACCTTCATATGCATTGGTAGAGACCGGAATGCGAGGTGATGAGGCCTTGGCTGATTGTGAGTGTGGCGATGATGAGGTCATGGCTGATTGTGAGCGAGGTGATGATGAGGTCATGGCTGGTTGTAAGCTTGGTGATGTAATCATGGCTGATTGTGAGGTAGTAGTTTTGGGCGACTCATCGTTCCGAAGCAAGGAAGTTATAGCCCCTTTCACCTTTCCCACCATGCCAACCTCACCACTGGGACTTGTCCTTGGACTCATTACATCAGATATCACTCTTGACAGTGCTCTCTCATCTTCCCCTGGCTCAAACTTTTGGGCCAAATACTCCTTCACAGAAACACCCTTATCCCATATTTGGTCACTGCTACCAGCATGCTTTCCACCTTGTGGAGCTGCTGGGGCTGACAAAGGTTGCAGTGCCTCTGAGGCTGCCAAGGTTTGTTGAGCTGCCTGGGATGAAGAGTTTTTTGGAGCTGATACTGCTAAAGAAGTGTGAGGAGCTTCCAGGGATTCATTGTTTTCTGAAGGTGTTGGGGCTGCAACAGTGAGACCTACCTTTGAGGCAATGGCGTGGGTTGCATCTGCTACTGCAGCAGGGGCTGAAACAGTGAGACCTTCTATCTTTGAGGCAATGGCATGGGTTGTATCTGATACTGTGGCATAGGCTGGTCCTAACTTCTCAGTGACGGTTTCAGTTATTGTCTTCTTAGGACTAGGAGGCTTTACAGTTTCAGCTACTGACTTGCTAGGACTAGGAGGCTTCTTGGCCACAGTTTCGGTAACTGTCTCGTTAGGACTAAGAGACTTCACGGCTGCAGTTTCGGTTACTGTCTTGTTTGGACTAAGAGGCTTCTCCTTATCTTGTTCAGCATCTTGATTGACACTACTTGGCAAAACATGCTTCTCAGAAATCACAGGAACTGCTCTGGGATGTAGCTTTGCGGTCTCCTTGTATCCCTCAGGTGCCAGCTCTGATTCATACACtgcaaatgaaatgaaactatTCAAGCGGGGATCGGTGGATGATTTGGAAGCCACAAAGAAATGGTTGGCGTTACTCCCCAAAGGGAAAACAAGCAGcgaaaatttagaaaaagatATGTTAT comes from Prunus dulcis chromosome 6, ALMONDv2, whole genome shotgun sequence and encodes:
- the LOC117632846 gene encoding mucin-5AC → MAQLERVQRHVDSETTTTHEPKKLTTSTSPTMENYLRGGEALKSSPASSSSSSPLGYHDQEDDHGHHHKKSVLTKVKEKAKKLRHSLSHKKKHMEGDNSTPILGASMNEHEDEEQDAEYLGAPMYESELAPEGYKETAKLHPRAVPVISEKHVLPSSVNQDAEQDKEKPLSPNKTVTETAAVKSLSPNETVTETVAKKPPSPSKSVAETVKPPSPKKTITETVTEKLGPAYATVSDTTHAIASKIEGLTVSAPAAVADATHAIASKVGLTVAAPTPSENNESLEAPHTSLAVSAPKNSSSQAAQQTLAASEALQPLSAPAAPQGGKHAGSSDQIWDKGVSVKEYLAQKFEPGEDERALSRVISDVMSPRTSPSGEVGMVGKVKGAITSLLRNDESPKTTTSQSAMITSPSLQPAMTSSSPRSQSAMTSSSPHSQSAKASSPRIPVSTNAYEVVEEENKGRILQTN